The following DNA comes from Sediminitomix flava.
CATTTAACTAGTTGCTTAAGCCTTATTCTCTTATTTTTTCACAAAATTAATCCCATAGTGATATGTTTGTTATTCGGGATTAGACTTTGCTTAGTAACTTTGGTAATTAAAAGAAGAGGGGAATATTTAGATATGCCAATGAAAATCTGGGAAATTTGTATTTTCGACTTCCTTTTCCCTTTTTATCAAACAAGTATTGGCATCATCTCACAGTTGACAAAAAAGATAATATGGAAATAAATAAGAAATTTTCTGATAAAGCTTTAGAAGACTTTGAACTTATAGACAAAGCGATTGAAGGCGATGAAAAGGCTTATGCAAGTCTTATGAATCGTTATCGTAAGTCTGTATACCATACTATTCTAAAGATGATCAGAAATGTAGATGATGCTGAAGACTTAACCATCGAAGCTTTTGCGAAGGCTTTCAAGAACCTTCATAAGTTCAAGAAAGACTATACCTTCAGTACTTGGCTCTTCCGTATCGCTACAAATAATACTATTGACTTTATCCGTAAAAAGAAATTGGATACTATGAGTATTCACTCGGGTATCACTACTAAAGATGGCGATGAAGTTACTTTCAACATTAAAGATTCGGGTAGAGACCCTCAAGAAGAAGCGATAAGAAGTCAGAAAATTGAAATTGTACGTCAATTTGTCAGCTTACTACCTCCAAAGTATCAGCGTTTAGTGAAACTCAG
Coding sequences within:
- a CDS encoding RNA polymerase sigma factor, yielding MEINKKFSDKALEDFELIDKAIEGDEKAYASLMNRYRKSVYHTILKMIRNVDDAEDLTIEAFAKAFKNLHKFKKDYTFSTWLFRIATNNTIDFIRKKKLDTMSIHSGITTKDGDEVTFNIKDSGRDPQEEAIRSQKIEIVRQFVSLLPPKYQRLVKLRYFDELSYDEIAKELNAPLGTVKAQLHRARELLYDLVKNKKNVI